The Nocardia vinacea genome contains the following window.
CAGCTACGGCCGTAAGCGTTACCGCTACACCGCAAAAGAATGCGACGAGGAGAGCGGTCTCTACTATGTGGGCGCGCGCTACTACGCGCCGTGGCTGGCCCGGTGGACCAGTTGCGATCCGACCGGCCTCGCCGCTTACACCAACCTCTTTGTCCTTCGCCGACAACAATCCCATGACGTTGCGCGACGACGACGGCGCAGATCCGAGGCCTCCACCGGGCGCACGGGTTCACGTGTTCCACCAGAAGGGCAACGACAAGGACGCCCACGGCCAACAATTGGAGGGTTACTCAAGGGTCGTGCGCGCGCCCGGCGGTAAACCCGCCGCTCAAGGGGTCAGTGACCCAGGCGGGAGTGCGCCGCCGCGCGGCTCGCCCGGAGAAAGTCGCGGCGCCGGCGACGGCAAAGGTGCCATGACGACACCTGGCGCCGAGACTGGGGCCGTGGGTGGGATGTCTGGCGGCATCGGCACTGAACGCGGCGACGCCATCGGGAACCGTCCCGGCGGCGCCGAAGGCGGCGCAGGCGGGTCACCTGCCGGTGTCAGTTCGAGCGGCTCCACCCAGGGCTCGCCGACCGGCTCGGCGGCCTCTAACGGTGGCTCTATCAACGGCACCGACGACCCGAGCCTGCACAAGAAGGCGTCGGGGGAGGGTGGAACGGGGATTACCGGCAAGGGCACGGGCACGCTTAGTCAAATGGATCTCGCCGTCGCGATCGCCAACGTTGCATCGGATCCGTTGGCAGCCGCGGCCGAAGGTAATGCGCCGCAGAGCGGTACCTCGGGCGGGCTGCCGGAAGGGACTCACCGAACGCCAAGGGAAACGAGGCCGTTCAAGCACTCTATGTCGCGGCGAAAGCCGTGAAGGCGATCGTAGGCGTCGCCGTTGGCGCGGTTGTTTCGGGCGCCAAAGGTGGCGCTCAGGCGATACAGGTCGGGACCGGAAAAGCCTATTCGGTGCTGTACCGCTTCAAGCTGAAGCCAAGGTCGGGTCTGCTCCACTTGAAACCGGAAGAGATACGGCAGATCCACGTGAAGGCGGCATGGCGACGGCTCAACAACTCGATGAAGAGGAACCCGGTGTTGCGCCAAGCAGTCCAACAAGAAATGGCCCAAGGTCAATGGGTGTGGCACCATGCACCGGAGCGCGGTGTGATGGAGCTCGTACCTGCGGTGCAGCATCGATCCGGACTTATCAGAAGTATGTTCCATCCATTCAAGTCGGCTAAGGGCCGCGCCGCAGGTGGTTTCTACCAATGGGGCCGCTTCTTCGGATAAGTGCACCAAAGACTCCGCGCACCCTCCGACGACTAGATTGAAGTTTCGGCGCGAACTACTCGCACTTATTCGCTCATACCCGCGAATCAGCGACTATATCTTCTGGGACAATTCCAACCCCACGCCGTCG
Protein-coding sequences here:
- a CDS encoding HNH endonuclease — encoded protein: MKAIVGVAVGAVVSGAKGGAQAIQVGTGKAYSVLYRFKLKPRSGLLHLKPEEIRQIHVKAAWRRLNNSMKRNPVLRQAVQQEMAQGQWVWHHAPERGVMELVPAVQHRSGLIRSMFHPFKSAKGRAAGGFYQWGRFFG